TTCAAGTACCAGAAAATCGGACTCCTGTTGAGGACCTCTTTCCTCCTGGCGGATTGCAAGGCGTTTCAAGCCGACAAAACGGCCAATCCCATGATGGACATGGACCACATAGTCAGAGGGTTTTAAATCCTTAAACGATGAGAGAAAGCTTTCCCGGTTGTCCTTCTCGCCCGCTGCCCGGGCATGGGACTTCTGTGGACGGGGACGGGAGACACGGCCGCTTCCGAACAATGATTTTTCAATCAGAAAAATGGCTTTCACCTGAGGGAGAGAAAATCCTTCTGAAATCGGCCCGACCGCTAAGAAGATCGGCGCAGGGAATGAGATTGCAATCCCCTTTTCGCCCTTCCATAGGGCCCAGGGGATCTCATGATCAGAAAAAAGGTGTTGGAATCGGGTGAGCTGACCTTCATTCCTGACCGAAACCATGACCATGTGGTCGCGCCGAAGTGCGTCCAATATCTTGATCATCTCGGAAAAGGGTTGGCCGGGTCGGTCCAGCCCAAGGGAGGAGACAGAATGCGTATCGAATGTGAATCGTTCAACACCCCGTTCCTGTCTTAAGGAAAGCGATTCAAGATCGATGGTCATGCCGCCAGATCCCGCATCCGCAAGATGCGTCAAGGGAAGATAGAGGTCCTCCACCTTCGGATGCTTCGCGTTTCGTTTTCTCGCAAAAAGAGCGCCGTCTTCTGCCTCCTCAAGGAAGCGTTTTCCCTTTTGAACGACCTCATCAGGCTCATCAAAGACAAGAATGGCCTCTGAGGAGAGATAGGCTGAAAAGGGGGTCTGGTAATAACGGGGGTCCAGAATATCTTCCCGTCCCGGAATGACCTCAACCATATCGATCGGTTTGATTGACTTCTGTGATTCCGGGTCAAAGGCCCGGATCGATTCAATCTGGTCTCCAAAAAATTCAATCCGAATCGGGTGCGTCGCGGTCGGCGGAAATAGATCTATGATTCCTCCCCGAACAGCAAGCTCTCCATATTGCGTCACCCCGCCGGAAACCTCGTAACCGACTTTACCCAGACCTTCGATCAATGATTCCATGGAAAGGGAATCACCGACCCGGATGACTTCGTGATGTTCACTCAGGAAGGCCCTGGAAACCACTTTTTGGAGAAAGGCCTCAATCGAGGTGACGACGCAGGCCGCGGGACCCGACGCCAGGCAATGAAGTGTTGCCAATCGTTGGGCAATCCAGTCCGGCCGCGGCGCGGCAGGTTCATAGGGAAGGATATCCCAAGGAGGAAAGAAAAGAAGTTCAAAAGATAGAGGTGGAGGAAGCGGATCAATCTCAACAAAGAACCGGATCTCCTGGAAGATTTGCTCCGCCTGGGCATAAGACGGTGCTACGAGGCAAAAAGATTTTCCCTCTCGAATAAGGGAGGCCAGGAAAAAGGCTTCAGATGACCCCCAGAGGCCGTTCACCTTGATCTTTGAGGCCCCTCCCTCAATCGCTTCCATCACTGGGGAAAAATAGGATGCCTTAAGCTGATGGATCGTCATACCGTCCCGGTCCTGGAAGTGGCAGGATCGAGTGAACCTTCTAAGATCCGTTCGATCAGACCCGTTGTCGAGGCCCCCCGGACAAGCTTGATCCGAACAACTTTCCCGCCGCGTGCCTCTACCTCTTTTCTCCCGACGATATCTTCCAAAGACCAATCGCCCCCTTTGACCAGTATATCCGGCCCCAGTGTATTGATCAATCTTAGAGGCGTCTTTCCTGAGAAAAGAAGTAAATAATCGACACAGGATAAAGCCGCAAGGACCTCAAGCCGCTCTCTTTGCGGGACAATGGGCCGCTGTTTGCCTTTCAGAGCGCGAACCGATTGATCGGAATTGACAGCAATAATTAAGGCATCTCCCAGGGCCCGTGCTGCTGAGAGATATCGGACATGACCGACATGCAGGATGTCAAAACAGCCGTTGGTAAAGACCACCTTCTTGCCTTTTTTTTGGAGGACGCGAACCCGCTTCTGGAGTTCGGCCAAAGTCATGACCTTAGCAT
This genomic interval from Candidatus Manganitrophaceae bacterium contains the following:
- the rfaE2 gene encoding D-glycero-beta-D-manno-heptose 1-phosphate adenylyltransferase yields the protein MKNAKVMTLAELQKRVRVLQKKGKKVVFTNGCFDILHVGHVRYLSAARALGDALIIAVNSDQSVRALKGKQRPIVPQRERLEVLAALSCVDYLLLFSGKTPLRLINTLGPDILVKGGDWSLEDIVGRKEVEARGGKVVRIKLVRGASTTGLIERILEGSLDPATSRTGTV